The following are from one region of the Oryzias melastigma strain HK-1 linkage group LG22, ASM292280v2, whole genome shotgun sequence genome:
- the ttbk2a gene encoding tau-tubulin kinase 2 isoform X3: MSGGVEPADILSVLSLVKERWKVVRKIGGGGFGEIYEAMDLLTRASVALKVESAQQPKQVLKMEVAVLKKLQGKDHICRFVGCGRNDRFNYVVMELQGRNLADLRRSMPRGTFSISTTLRLGRQILEAIESIHSVGFLHRDIKPSNFAMGRFPSTCRTCYMLDFGLARQFTNSCQEVRPPRPVAGFRGTVRYASVNAHKNKEMGRHDDLWSLFYMLVEFLVGQLPWRKIKDKEQVGKLKETYDHCLMLRHLPAEFGVFLDHISNLDYFTKPDYQLLMSVFDNSMKTYNVVENDPYDWERTSTDGTVTISASATTPQHHTRLTPAHMGMANASLIPGDLMRENTDEVLQDEQLSDAENNAAPDRLLASPLHPLRNQEADVWEELDRNRNRIRTAVWKGATEEDQSNNHGNAGPQSPHGGPPLGSPVKLPSEVGASDRDGALLRKLRNIHSFDLERRLGLDSKSSPERFLDSVQKQQMSSQNQEKEAAVIQVTQGQVLTAGEYRDGVWHYEEEFLPGGGSPKPPSPGSLEQGEGAASSGGFVALNLSSGRQDSKEWVMVERPSGSPGGKATRSPSEEDEEPEVLQPEEQSPGREKGSPSPGSGKAKQESSSSSNRKMDKLELSVGPVGALPPITPTSPAEALAEGVLTQFPTSPPSLPEEVLVRTSSPTPLRSPSPHTLLTTLSDPLQQRQPAGLRRSQSVDQQQASSSALPQPTSPAPGARSPNRRKLPAIPPGAANTKFPSVIRITRAQLQQLTAQRPSGLSSPSGSDTAPQCLLLERRGEAEAQQLHEPTSLHDPELTRPGTPTDPPVVGAQSRVSSPRSPSSPRSPLSPLHDRLSPSATLQKASSNGALSNLKDPAADAPPSATEPQLKEEEGPKQPLGSASPTAAPRKDPARRQSRIPVLEPSAAPPGSAKEKLLQKKASHQGPAPSPTASPSLSDKRGAIMGTLARDPLSSASDRSQDEDSLMGSRSDRQGDDAQSLSSSSSPLSRKSRIPRPVHAASSAEQLAAHFLPSPPPGRPPSRPGAEGRLRRYRIRVGSTGDADILSCLAQLMHSSRGSPVHQRSSSQHGGSRMGIGSLTGSPHHHHHHRSSSGSPRSSSSLQRSVSSSPSRHEHRGGVGGACLGRSHSPPSFSGSPPPRRFYLHHQETCCSRQARAAAFHLSRGKAGCSREGKCSSKLSR; the protein is encoded by the exons ATGAGCGGAGGGGTGGAGCCAGCCGACATCCTAAGCGTGCTCTCCCTGGTTAAGGAGCGATGGAAAGTG GTGAGGAAAATAGGGGGCGGCGGGTTCggggaaatctacgaggccatGGACCTCCTGACGCGGGCCAGCGTGGCGCTGAAGGTGGAGTCGGCCCAGCAGCCCAAACAGGTCCTGAAGATGGAGGTGGCCGTTCTGAAGAAGCTCCAGG GTAAAGACCACATATGTCGCTTCGTGGGATGCGGCCGCAACGACCGCTTTAACTACGTAGTGATGGAGCTTCAG GGTCGAAACCTTGCGGACCTGAGGAGAAGCATGCCACGAGGAACCTTCAGCATCAGCACCACCCTCCGTTTGGGCCGCCAGATCCTGGAGGCCATCGAGAGCATCCACTCCGTGGGCTTCCTGCATCGGGACATCAAGCCG TCCAACTTCGCCATGGGCCGCTTCCCCAGCACCTGCCGGACCTGCTACATGCTGGACTTTGGTTTAGCTCGCCAGTTCACTAATTCATGTCAGGAGGTCCGACCT CCCCGCCCAGTGGCCGGCTTCAGGGGGACGGTCCGCTACGCATCAGTAAACGCGCACAAGAACAAG GAGATGGGTCGCCATGACGACCTGTGGTCACTCTTCTACATGCTGGTGGAGTTCCTGGTGGGCCAGTTGCCATGGAGAAAGATCAAAGACAAA GAGCAGGTGGGGAAGCTGAAGGAGACCTACGACCATTGCCTCATGCTCAGACACCTGCCGGCAGAGTTTGGCGTCTTCCTGGATCACATTTCCAACCTTGATTACTTCACTAAGCCCGACTACCAG CTGCTGATGTCGGTGTTTGACAACAGCATGAAAACCTACAACGTCGTGGAGAACGACCCGTACGACTGGGAACGGACCAGCACCGATGGGACGGTCACCATCAGCGCCAGTGCTACGACGCCGCAGCACCACACCCGCCTCACGCCGGCTCACATGGG CATGGCGAATGCTTCTCTGATCCCTGGCGACCTGATGAGGGAGAACACAGACGAGGTCCTGCAGGACGAGCAGCTCAGCGACGCCGAGAACAACGCCGCTCCCGACCGCCTGCTGGCCTCTCCTCTGCATCCACTCCGCAACCAGGAGGCCGACGTTTGGGAGGAGCTCGACCGCAACCGTAACCGCATCAGGACGGCAGTCTGGAAG GGGGCGACTGAAGAGGATCAAAGCAACAACCACGGCAATGCCGGACCCCAGAGCCCCCACGGAGGCCCTCCTCTGGGCTCTCCGGTCAAACTCCCCTCTGAGGTAGGGGCTTCAGACCGGGATGGCGCCCTTCTGAGGAAGCTCCGCAACATCCACAGCTTTGACCTGGAGAGGAGGCTGGGCCTGGACTCCAAGTCCAGCCCGGAGCGTTTCCTGGACTC cgtTCAGAAGCAGCAAATGAGCAGCCAGAACCAGGAGAAGGAGGCTGCTGTGATCCAGGTCACTCAGGGTCAGGTCCTAACTGCCGGGGAGTACCGTGACGGGGTTTGGCACTATGAGGAGGAATTCTTGCCCGGAGGGGGTTCTCCCAAACCGCCCTCCCCAGGATCTTTGGAACAGGGAGAGGGGGCAGCCAGCAGTGGGGGCTTTGTGGCCCTGAACTTGAGCTCTGGGAGGCAAGACTCAAAGGAGTGGGTCATGGTGGAGCGGCCCAGCGGCTCCCCGGGGGGAAAAGCTACGAGGAGCCCCtcggaggaggacgaggagccGGAAGTGCTTCAGCCGGAGGAGCAGTCCCCGGGCCGGGAAAAGGGCAGCCCGAGTCCCGGCTCCGGCAAAGCCAAACAGGAAAGTTCCTCCTCCTCGAATCGGAAAATGGACAAGCTGGAGCTCAGCGTGGGCCCCGTGGGAGCTCTGCCCCCCATCACTCCAACCAGTCCAGCCGAAGCTCTGGCAGAGGGAGTCCTCACCCAG TTCCCCACCTCTCCTCCGTCCCTGCCGGAGGAGGTTCTGGTCCGGAcctccagccccacccctctgcgCTCCCCCAGCCCTCACACCCTCCTCACCACCCTGTCGGACCCGCTGCAGCAGCGCCAGCCGGCAGGCTTGAGGCGCAGCCAGTCGGTGGACCAGCAGCAGGCGTCCTCCTCCGCCCTTCCTCAGCCGACAAGTCCCGCCCCCGGCGCCCGCTCGCCCAATCGCAGGAAACTGCCGGCCATCCCTCCCGGCGCCGCCAACACCAAGTTCCCCTCAGTCATACGCATCACccgcgcccagctccagcag CTGACGGCTCAGCGTCCGTCCGGGCTGTCCTCTCCGTCAGGATCAGACACAGCTCCTCAGTGTCTCCTCCTGGAGAGGCGCGGCGAGGCTGAAGCTCAGCAGCTCCACGAGCCGACCTCCCTCCACGACCCCGAACTCACCCGTCCGGGAACACCCACTGACCCCCCGGTCGTTGGAGCTCAAAGCCGTGTGTCCTCGCCCCGCTCGCCGTCCTCGCCTCGTTCGCCTCTCAGCCCCCTCCACGACCGCCTCTCCCCCTCCGCCACCCTTCAAAAGGCTTCCAGCAACGGCGCTTTGTCCAACCTGAAAGACCCCGCCGCCGACGCCCCTCCCAGCGCAACAGAGCCTCAGCTTAAAGAGGAAGAAGGccccaaacagccactcggctCAGCTTCCCCCACCGCCGCCCCCCGAAAAGACCCCGCCCGGAG GCAGAGCCGCATCCCCGTGCTCGAGCCCTCCGCCGCGCCCCCCGGTTCCGCCAAGGAAAAGCTCCTGCAGAAAAAGGCCAGCCACCAGGGCCCGGCGCCCTCCCCGACCGCCTCGCCCTCGCTCTCCGACAAGCGGGGCGCCATCATGGGCACCCTCGCCCGAGACCCGCTGTCCTCCGCCTCCGACCGCTCTCAGGACGAGGACTCCCTTATGGGCTCCCGCTCCGACCGCCAGGGGGACGACGCTCAGtcgctgtcctcctcctccagccccCTCTCCCGCAAGAGCAGGATCCCCCGCCCCGTTCACGCCGCCTCTTCTGCCGAGCAGCTGGCCGCCCACTTTCTGCCGAGTCCACCCCCGGGGAGGCCACCAAGCCGTCCAGGAGCGGAGGGCAG GCTGAGGCGCTACCGCATCCGGGTCGGCAGCACAGGTGACGCCGACATCCTGTCGTGCCTGGCTCAGCTGATGCACAGCTCCCGCGGCTCCCCGGTTCACCAGCGCTCCTCGTCGCAGCACGGCGGCTCCCGGATGGGAATCGGCAGCCTGACCGGCTCCccgcaccaccaccaccaccaccgcaGCTCCAGTGGCTCCCCGCGCAGCTCCTCCTCCCTTCAGCGCTCCGTCAGCTCCTCGCCCTCCCGCCACGAGCACCGCGGCGGCGTGGGAGGCGCCTGCCTGGGCCGCAGCCACTCCCCACCAAGCTTTTCGGGATCGCCGCCTCCCCGCCGCTTCTACCTTCACCACCAGGAGACATGCTGCAGCCGGCAGGCGCGCGCCGCCGCCTTCCACCTGTCCAGGGGGAAAGCCGGCTGCAGCCGCGAGGGCAAGTGCTCCAGCAAGCTGAGCAGATAG